CTGCAAGCGAATGTGCTGCCGAAATACTTTCACCAAGGTCGTCTATCACAATAGTGAGATGACCGCCAATATCCAATGTTGCAGGATTTTTGTCGAAATCCGTTGCGTCAGTGATTTTGTTAAATTTAAGTAGATGGGTTTCCACATCGTTGAATGTCACGCGGTACATGTTAGTGGAAAGTTTTGTCAGAGTTGCTTTGTTTGCCCACTGTACCAACGCTGTTGCGATTGGTGTAATGAGCTCGTCAGCAGTATATTGCGAATTAATACGCAGTTGCTGGAAGTGAAATGTTTCATCGCCGAATCGTTGTTGCTCGATAGCAACAAGCTCAATACCGGAAGCAGATACATTTGCGTCTTGCAATGCCCGTAATATGGCGTAGTCAATGCGTTTAACACCTTCTTCCATGGGTGCATCAAGCCGTTCTTCATAAGGAAGTGACGCAAAGTTCACCGGCGCGCGCATTTCGGCCACAGGATCTGTTGTTGTCTTGGAGTTGCTGGAGAGTGCGTAGAAAAGAGCGACCAGCGTGAGACAGCAGATAACAGCAAGAGTATAATAAGGCCAGCGCGGCGGCTGGTTTTGTCGCGAATCAGACATCAGAGCTCCCTAAAGGAAAATTCAACTATCCAGAACTCCATACATCAGAGTTGGCTGATTTAAAAGGCGCAAAAAAGGGGAGAGCACAATTTGTGCTCTCCCCTTTTGGACCCGCTTAGTTAGCGTATTATTGTAAGCTTTGGATGCGTGGAAGTGTTTTTACAAGACCCGTGGCGAGTCTGAGCTGGTTGTCTTTTGCAAGACGTTCACGCACAGCTTTGTTTTGTTTAAAGTTGGATTTTTTCTTAGCGGCATCAACTTTTTCAAGGTGACCTTCAAGATCCTGCTCACGTGGTGCGTGAAGGAACTTCGCTGTAGAATTTTCTTTTTCCGCAGGGAGTTCAAATGGTACTACAAGGTCAGGTTCAATTCCTTTTGCCT
This sequence is a window from Halodesulfovibrio aestuarii DSM 17919 = ATCC 29578. Protein-coding genes within it:
- a CDS encoding divergent polysaccharide deacetylase family protein, whose amino-acid sequence is MSDSRQNQPPRWPYYTLAVICCLTLVALFYALSSNSKTTTDPVAEMRAPVNFASLPYEERLDAPMEEGVKRIDYAILRALQDANVSASGIELVAIEQQRFGDETFHFQQLRINSQYTADELITPIATALVQWANKATLTKLSTNMYRVTFNDVETHLLKFNKITDATDFDKNPATLDIGGHLTIVIDDLGESISAAHSLAGLSYPVTFAIWPRSSYAKEIADIASAFSREIIIHQPMEPMSADAQPGPGAVYVDMTPEDIRATVRANFKLVPGAVGLNNHMGSKFTQNREAVREVALEAKKRGFFVLDSMTHAKSVFFNEAKRQGLIAFRRNVFIDNVKEVQSTLHQLKKAERIALAKGTAIAIGHPHPTTLLALQEWEKQRNPRVAVVKLSELLNF